Proteins from a genomic interval of Quercus robur chromosome 9, dhQueRobu3.1, whole genome shotgun sequence:
- the LOC126699947 gene encoding norbelladine synthase-like — translation MFGQLSHELEINVPASEAWELYGTLRLAKLLEEDGTLIQKFEVTEGDGGIGTILKLTFPPGTPGFTYYKEKFTKLDNEKRLKEAEVIEGGYLELGFTFHHTRFEVIEMDSDTCMVRTTIEYDVKEEAAANASYATIDAVAKLAELAKNHLIKNKASKDTH, via the exons ATGTTTGGGCAACTCTCACACGAGCTTGAGATAAACGTGCCCGCTAGTGAAGCCTGGGAGCTTTATGGCACGCTTCGGTTGGCAAAACTTCTTGAAGAAGACGGAACTCTCATTCAGAAATTTGAGGTCACTGAAGGTGATGGAGGGATTGGGACCATTCTCAAGTTAACATTTCCACCAG GCACACCTGGATTTACTTATTACAAAGAGAAGTTCACAAAGCTTGACAATGAGAAACGCTTGAAAGAAGCAGAGGTGATTGAAGGAGGATATCTTGAATTAGGCTTTACTTTTCATCACACTCGCTTTGAAGTCATCGAGATGGACAGTGATACATGCATGGTGAGAACCACAATTGAGTATGATGTCAAGGAAGAGGCTGCTGCTAATGCATCATATGCCACCATCGATGCAGTGGCAAAACTTGCAGAGCTCGCCAAAAATCATCTCATCAAAAACAAAGCTTCTAAAGATACACATTAA